Within the Platichthys flesus chromosome 8, fPlaFle2.1, whole genome shotgun sequence genome, the region CCCATCAAATCTCACATGTAAAGATCATGAAATAAATGACCCAGAGGTGCAGGagttacttcctgtttcataaTCTTGAGGAACCAGCGCGTCAGGATAATAATCTCTTTCATGACTTCAGACTTCTCCAACAGCTTTGATTCAGACTCAtgctttttttctgtgtaaCGTAGAGCTGCAGCCTTTGGGGTATCGTTGTTATGAAACTGTACAGAAATCATTTAgtgttaaataaatgtcacttttaacGAGTCACCTCTGGAGTTGTCTGGATTATTGATAGGTGTGTTACAGAGGGGGGGTcgaaaatgtaaagtgaaataTGCAACGTGCTACAAAGGTTCTGCCGGAGTCCCAGATGGACTGAATAGAACTCGGTGGTTGACTTTCTAGGTCACTGTGACCACACAACACTTACCTGTCCCTTGAACATCACATCTCAGAGAGTCAAAGATATTCAATTTAACGAGATGTCACTTGaagtcaaagatgaactgattagatttctgTGGCCTGTGGTCACAGCGACCTCATGTTATTGTGACTGCAGCATGTCAGGATCACCTGAAGGGACGTACAACCCCAGACCGGTGATTCtagttatttaattattaacaggttttattttcaagtaaGTCATAAGAACCTGAAGTGAGGAAAGTTGTAGAGATGCTTGATTTAGCAGGTGAGCAGCAGAAAATGGCACTCTTTGTTTCCTCTAGAATTTTTATTTCAGGTTCAGTgatgcacataaaaaaaagaaaaaaatcaggaCGCagctcaattttttttttttctctttcttaagAAGCACTGACAGAAATATTTCATTGCATAACTGGAATAGCACTCAGAAGAGGAGGGCTTCTCATTGGCCTCTCATCTGTATCGATGTAGGGGAAACTCTGTCAGGGACGTCACATACTTCACAGTAATCTTACACAAGGGGCTGCCGCGTGTAACTGTGGAGAATATGAAACATCCAAAGGTCTGGTAAAGCTTATTCTTATCGAGTTGTTTTTCCCTCAAGCACAAATCAAAATGCAGATATATAGAGAAAAGCACATGACCTCCACCACGCCTGCAACAAACGTTTACATATGTCATCTTAACCTTCAAGTAAACGCAGTAGTTTGAGAGAATGGCACAGttcggacattttcctgagatCCCAGTGATTCTTTTAAAACCGCTCCTCTAACCGCTCCTCTAACCACACCTTCATCCGCATGAAATACGACCTGGAAACAAGTTTCTCAGTCGTTAGGATATGTtggataaataaacatttagcaGCACTACACTCTGTTTTCTTCCCTCCATAATATAGTCTCTATAAATAGGATATAATTGTGTACAATGCCTCTAtgttaatataaataacatCACATAACAGGACAATGACTTGGCTCACCTAgcgtcttcttctctgtttaaGACAACATTAGCAATGAAGTTAAGTAGCTAATAGAGATGACATGGAGTTGTTCAGTAAAGTGGGAGGGTGAGAATGAAAAAAGATGAGTGCAATGTTTAGGCTCAAATTACTTGTTGTACGGACAAAGACCTTTGTCTGAGAAAATTTAAACACGATCAACGACCAGCATCTCCTCAACCACTTTCTCACCACGCCTCCAAGtgttatttcacaaacacacaaatctgacCACCAGCCGCTTCTGGTCCATTTTGGTCGAGGTAATCGCTGCGTGTTGAGGTgaacttctacttcttcttcttcttcttcttcttctactcccCGGAGCCGTCCAGCTGGCGGGGCAGAAAGAAGACGGCCTTCTGCCCGATGTGAGTTCTTGGACCCAGTTTAGGTTTCCCGTTCTTTTTCAAGGCCACGTACCAGTTCCTCTCCTGATGCTTCTGAGGCCGATATGTGTTGTAGTGATTCTCCTCCAGTTTCTCCAGGAAGTATGACTCGTCAGAGACTGTGGGCTGAGAGAGAAACTCACAGTTAAAGCTGATCGCTCCTCTAATGCCTCTGATACAGCTGGAGACGCTGGATGGGGCATTGGCGAGGACGTGTATCTCTACTGATCCAATTCCAAGTTTTTTTGGAAGTATATTAGTTTCACAAATAAAACTTCAATTTGCTTTTCCCAGAAATCCCCACTACTTCTTCATGCTGCTCCAAAACAGCATTTGTGTTTTACAGCCACTGGCAAGAACTGTTTTAGAAGTACGAAGGAGAAGTGATTTCTGAACTGGTATCTGATCTGTacttcagcacaaacacaaagtccagGTATTGATATCAGTACTCCAATCGGCCAATACACAGTCCTGGTATCATACAAGACAAAAAAATTGTATCAGCACCAGCGTTAAGTTGAAACGTCTGATTCACTGTCACATCACTCATGGTGGCAGATACTCACTGAACTGTACAGACGTCCCTCATCGCTCATCGCCAGATATCGCCCAGTGTCTGTCCCCTGGATGACCACCACACCTCTGTCCACGGACCGGATctttaaaacagctgtttgacGGGAAGTGAAAGGAAACGACACGAATGAagaccacaaacacacctcGGCTACTACATGGGTCACTTTCTAATCTGGACGGAGACGAATGGAAAAAGGTTCATTCTGAGCTTTCTGTGTCGGGTTCAAACGACTGAATctgaaatgtttcatcattacagctattgtttattattatttatcactaCGGCAACAATAACTCCTCACTGAGTTAAATAACCACATGAATATAGATTGATAAAATGATGGATAGATTTAACAATTAAGTGTCAAGGAAGGGGAAATAAACAAACGTAATAAATTACAGAACTTACGAAGACATCAACTATCTTCATGTTTATAGCATGACCTTGACATTATGGAGAAATCTCGTGTTTTCACCTTCAAAGTATCAGTGCTCACTGCTGAC harbors:
- the fgf1a gene encoding putative fibroblast growth factor 1, producing the protein MADGELIALQDPQAVEAGPRDHRRLTRLYCMNGGHHLQILPDGTVQGRREDGDAHTVLKIRSVDRGVVVIQGTDTGRYLAMSDEGRLYSSPTVSDESYFLEKLEENHYNTYRPQKHQERNWYVALKKNGKPKLGPRTHIGQKAVFFLPRQLDGSGE